From Trichoderma atroviride chromosome 1, complete sequence, one genomic window encodes:
- a CDS encoding uncharacterized protein (EggNog:ENOG41) — protein sequence MWIAVEGGKNNGRRPTGTTELSFTLDNNAANPIPEKCSASIIFSHALMINQYITPNLGSAMRNIKIESTPGKPGGHLTGSLNLPSITIGPLHDEWKSFGWPSYCDYNEAVFNPSKGTVDFTINNNLTEDITDAAVFEYKSDPVTCTWDGVSIVGPQPKIEEHGKVELLFKWKSKGQWSGGTSEHPNLFQLTMVHDSNWTISATGAEMEEGLLDKIFNTHPGRQHVPPYYNDLKFPPVKVEMKMKALDYFLTTNLLFPGENVFYPHQLSEENRKAGLGLAFPRDMILTGEIRKSRQ from the exons ATGTGGATTGCAGTTGAAGGCGGCAAGAATAATGGGAGAAGGCCGACGGGCACCACAGAACTGAGCTTCACTCTGGACAATAACGCCGCGAACCCTATTCCTGAAAAATGCTCGGctagcatcatcttcagtcATGCCCTGATGATAAATCAATACATCACA CCTAACCTCGGAAGTGCTATGCGTAATATTAAGATCGAAAGCACCCCCGGAAAGC CTGGTGGCCATTTAACAGGCAGCCTGAACCTTCCCTCCATCACGATTGGCCCGCTTCACGATGAGTGGAAGTCATTCGGCTGGCCTTCATATTGTGACTACAATGAGGCGGTATTCAACCCGTCCAAAGGAACAGTAGActtcaccatcaacaacaactTGACAGAAGATATAACGGATGCCGCCGTGTTCGAATACAAGAGCGACCCGGTCACGTGTACTTGGGATGGTGTGAGCATTGTCGGCCCTCAACCGAAAATTGAAGAACACGGCAAAGTCGAGCTGCTCTTCAAATGGAAGAGCAAGGGCCAGTGGAGCGGGGGCACCAGCGAGCACCCCAACTTGTTCCAGCTGACTATGGTCCACGATTCCAACTGGACTATTTCTGCGACAGGCGCTGAAATGGAGGAAGGGCTCTTGGACAAGATCTTCAACACCCACCCGGGCCGTCAGCATGTGCCCCCCTACTACAATGACCTGAAGTTTCCTCCGGTCAAGgtggaaatgaagatgaaggcgtTGGACTACTTCCTGACGACGAACCTGCTGTTTCCCGGCGAGAACGTCTTTTACCCGCACCAGTTGAGTGAGGAAAATCGCAAGGCGGGACTGGGTCTCGCTTTTCCTCGAGACATGATCCTGACGGGCGAGATTAGAAAGAGTCGACAGTAA
- a CDS encoding uncharacterized protein (EggNog:ENOG41) — protein MFGVISQNCEAPQGPVSDGIFFQNACAAVGLDPLCCVAPVANQGILCQHPVGSS, from the exons ATGTTTGGAGTTATTAGTCAGAACTGCGAGGCTC CCCAAGGGCCAGTTTCTGATGGCATATTCTTCCAGAACGCCTGTGCTGCTGTGGGGTTAGATCCTCTTTGCTGCGTTGCTCCTGTT GCCAATCAGGGTATTCTTTGCCAACATCCCGTTGGATCCAGTTAA